TCACCTCGCGCAACGCGGCAGTGGGCACCGTCCCCGAAACGCAGCGCGCCAGCAGCGCCTTGATCCGCAGCGCATCGGGACCCACACCGTCAAGCGGCGAGAGCAGCCCGTGAAGGACATGGTAGGTCCCCCGGAAGCTCGCGGTGCGCTCGATCGCCAGGAGGTCCTGGGGCGTCGCTACCACCATCACCAGCGCGGCGTCACGGCGGCCATCGCCGCAGACGCGGCAGCGCTCGGCCTCGGTCAGCATGCAGCAGACCTCGCACTCGTGCAGGCGCGCCTTGAGCTCGGTGATCGCCTGCGCCAGCTGTTGGGCGTAGCTCGCGGGCGCTCGCAGGATATGGAAGGCCAGTCGAGCCGCGGTGCGCTCGCCGATACCGGGCAGCTTGGCCAGCTCCTGCACCAGGCGACTGAGCGGGTCGGCCTGCACCGCAGCCGCTCAGACCAGGCCGGGCAAACGAAGCGGGAGGCCACCCGCCACCCGCGACAGCGCCTGCTGCGCGAGCTCGGCGGCGCGCGCAAAGGCCTGGTTGGTCGCGGCCACGATCAGGTCTTGCAGCATCGCCGCCTCGTCGGGGACGAGCAGCTGTGGATCGATCGTCACGGAGAGCACCTGGTGGCGACCGTTCGCGCGCACGACGACCAGACCACCGCCCGCGGAGCCTTCGACCGTCTGACCAGCGAGCTCCTGCTGCACCCGCTGAACCTCCTGCTGCATCCGCTGGGCAGCCTCCACCAGCTCACCGAAGTTCGGCCGCTCTGCGTCGCTCATGACTCGACTCCCTCAGGCCCGGTGCTCACGCTCTTGACGGTCGCGCCGAAGCGCGCAACGAGCGCCCGCGTGGCTGGATGATCGATGGCTTCGTCGGTCAGGCGTCGCGCTCGCTCGCGCGCTTCCTGCTCCTGCACCTCGACCGCCGACTGCTGCGCGAGCTGCGGCGACCCCTGCTCCTCGGGCCGCAACGCACGGACCCGCAACTCGACCTCGTAGCCGAGCTTGGCCGCACAGAGGCCGGCAAACGAGCTGCAGCGTTCGCGCTTCTCCGCGCGCTGCAGCTCGAAGGAACCCGCGGGGTAGCCGAGCTCGATCCGGCGTTCGTGCCAGCCCAGCAGGCGCCCGCAGGAGAACACCCCGACGGCCGGTCCGTCGAGCTGCCGCAGCAAGGCGCGCCAGCGCTCGAGCGGTGGAGCGACCAACCAGGCCGGCGGCTCGTCGCCGGCGGAGTCCTGCTCTGACGGCCCCTCCGCTTCCTCCCCCGCCGATCCGGCGCCGCCTGCCGGAGGCGCGGCAGCGCTCGGAGCGGGGGAGGCCTCCGCGGCGACGGTGCTCGCCTCCTCGATCGTCCGCGGTCTCGTCGGCACCCTGGCCGTCGACGCCGACGCGCCGACCGGGTCGGGCTCGGCTGCGGACGGCGCGGCGGCTCGGCGCTTGGGCGCGGGGCGCGCGCCCGCAGAGCTCGGTCGGCCCCCGGCGCCACCCGACGGGGCGGGAGCCGCCGCTGCGCCCGCGGCGCCGAGCCGACGCTCCATCGCCTCGAGGCGCTCCACGAGCTCCCCCAGCGGCAGCATCGGCACGGCCTCAGCCATCTCGATCAGCGCCATCTCAAGCTGAAGCCGCGGAAAGGACGAGCGCGCGATCTGCTCGGCCGCGCGCACGCTTCGCTCGAAGAGCTGCTGGAGCTGCGGTGGCGCCACGGCGGCACCCTGCGCACGCAGCTCCGTTAGCTCGGCCTCCGTGGCCTCGACCAACGCGCCCGGATCGGCGCAGGTGCGCACGACGACCAGGTCTCGCAGGTGACCGACGAAGTCCTGGGCGGCCCGCGCCAAATCATGGCCGTCGGCGAACAGGCGATCGACCACCGAGAGCGCCGCGGCGGCGTCACGCGCCAACAACGCCGCGGAGAGCGTGAAGAGCACGCGGCGATCGGCCACACCGAGGACCTCGGCGACGAGCGCTGCATCGATGCGGTCGCGGCCCGCGGCATAGGCGATTACTTGGTCGAGCAGGCTGAGCGCGTCGCGCACGCCACCTTCGGCAGCGCGGGCGATCAGCCCCAAGGCGCCAGGATCGCCGACGAGCTGCTCCTGGGTCAGCAGGTGCTGCAGGTGCTCGACGAGCAGCGCCGTCGGCACGCGCTTGAAATCGAAGCGCTGGCAACGCGAGAGAATCGTCGCGGGGATCTTATGCGGCTCGGTGGTGGCAAAGACGAAGACGACGTGCGGAGGAGGTTCCTCGAGCGTCTTGAGCAGCGCGTTGAAGGCGCTGGTCGAGAGCATGTGGACCTCGTCGATGATGTAGATCTTGTGGCGCGAATGGGCCGGCAGGTAGCGCACGGCCTCGCGCAGCTCACGCACATCATCGACACCCGTGTGGCTCGCGCCATCGATCTCGATCACATCGACGGCGAAGCGTGCCTCCTGCTCCGGATCGGCGCTGGCGGGCGGATCCGGGGTCGGCCCACCGGGCTGAT
The nucleotide sequence above comes from Pseudomonadota bacterium. Encoded proteins:
- the recR gene encoding recombination protein RecR, producing the protein MQADPLSRLVQELAKLPGIGERTAARLAFHILRAPASYAQQLAQAITELKARLHECEVCCMLTEAERCRVCGDGRRDAALVMVVATPQDLLAIERTASFRGTYHVLHGLLSPLDGVGPDALRIKALLARCVSGTVPTAALREVILATRPSVEGDATALYVARLLGPLGIRTTRIAAGVPIGGEIELADGVTLHRAIEDRRELS
- a CDS encoding YbaB/EbfC family nucleoid-associated protein, with product MSDAERPNFGELVEAAQRMQQEVQRVQQELAGQTVEGSAGGGLVVVRANGRHQVLSVTIDPQLLVPDEAAMLQDLIVAATNQAFARAAELAQQALSRVAGGLPLRLPGLV
- the dnaX gene encoding DNA polymerase III subunit gamma/tau — translated: MAEAKPAQESVSASGGGYVVLARRHRPTRFEQVIGQQHVTRTLQNAIRVGRVHHAYLFTGSRGVGKTTVARILARALNQPGGPTPDPPASADPEQEARFAVDVIEIDGASHTGVDDVRELREAVRYLPAHSRHKIYIIDEVHMLSTSAFNALLKTLEEPPPHVVFVFATTEPHKIPATILSRCQRFDFKRVPTALLVEHLQHLLTQEQLVGDPGALGLIARAAEGGVRDALSLLDQVIAYAAGRDRIDAALVAEVLGVADRRVLFTLSAALLARDAAAALSVVDRLFADGHDLARAAQDFVGHLRDLVVVRTCADPGALVEATEAELTELRAQGAAVAPPQLQQLFERSVRAAEQIARSSFPRLQLEMALIEMAEAVPMLPLGELVERLEAMERRLGAAGAAAAPAPSGGAGGRPSSAGARPAPKRRAAAPSAAEPDPVGASASTARVPTRPRTIEEASTVAAEASPAPSAAAPPAGGAGSAGEEAEGPSEQDSAGDEPPAWLVAPPLERWRALLRQLDGPAVGVFSCGRLLGWHERRIELGYPAGSFELQRAEKRERCSSFAGLCAAKLGYEVELRVRALRPEEQGSPQLAQQSAVEVQEQEARERARRLTDEAIDHPATRALVARFGATVKSVSTGPEGVES